The DNA region ATAGGAGTAGATCAACCGACTGTCGGCAGATGGGAAGGAGGTCAGTCTCCATCAAGACAAAATATGCATAAATTGGCGAGGCTTTTTGCATGTGATGTAGGGGTACTTGCGAAGGAGCTATACGAAAATGCATCAAACCCTCCCCACCCCCGGGAGAAGGAGGAGGTTGTGTCAGCCTGATCCCGGAGGCGAGGGGAACGCCTTTAGTGGGAGATCTACGGAGGGTGGTGGAACTGCTGGGCAACCTCTATCTCAGGAGCGACGAAGCTGGGGAGGTTCTGGCCTTCCTGGAGGACCTGGAGGACGGCAGAGCAGATAAGGCGGACACAAAGGTGTTTATCGAGACGCTGACGAGGCAGATCGAGGTATCAGTACGGTTCCTTCGATCGATCGGCGTGAGAGTGGAACATATCCAAGAAGGGAGGTTCCAAAATGTTGGTCCAGTGGCTCAAAAGATTGGCTGTATCAGCGGTAGTGGAGGACATCAATAGCAACGGTCAGGTACGGCGTGCTTTGAAGAATACGGAGGGCAAGGCCAAAAACTATATGGAAATCTCCTCAGTTAGCCCTGAGAAGTTTGCTGAATGCTGTCAGAAAGATTCCCAGAAGATACGCCAATCACTTGATCTGGTAACAAAAGAAACTCATCCATATGAGTGACGGTTTTGAGATCTATGCTCACGATTAATACATCCTTAAGATGAATAAGGGACAGTACCTCTTCATTCTCTATCAAATCCGGTCTTGCCTCTTTAAAAAGGTCAAAAATCACCTTCGATTTTGAGCCGGGATCACCACCGGGGTTTTGTGAAGTGCCGGAGACAAAACCAGCAGGAGTCAAGTAAATTGCTTTGTTTTTCTCTAGCCCTGGGGTCTTGGAAAGGCTTGCATACATGCGACATAGA from Dethiosulfovibrio faecalis includes:
- a CDS encoding helix-turn-helix transcriptional regulator, which gives rise to MNKLQERISKYRSEEDLSQAGFGDLIGVDQPTVGRWEGGQSPSRQNMHKLARLFACDVGVLAKELYENASNPPHPREKEEVVSA